A single genomic interval of Natronoarchaeum philippinense harbors:
- a CDS encoding magnesium transporter — protein sequence MATDSLGGWTVSGIVRRMVPILAALSALELGSGLVLDTYEAFLAEYRVLAVLVPVMIGTGGNLGAILSARLSTRLHLGTLSFDPRDPVLWVDVIATLALAATVFGITGVAAFGIGHLLGEPMALSNLLVISLGSGMLLALVAAGLSIGATYASYRLGVDPDETTIPIVTNVTDVLGVFILFGVALAVLQ from the coding sequence ATGGCGACCGACTCGCTCGGCGGCTGGACGGTCTCAGGCATCGTGCGCCGGATGGTGCCGATCTTGGCCGCTCTGAGCGCGCTCGAACTCGGCTCGGGGCTCGTGCTCGACACCTACGAGGCGTTTCTGGCGGAGTATCGCGTGCTCGCGGTGCTCGTTCCCGTAATGATCGGTACCGGCGGCAATCTCGGTGCAATCCTGAGCGCTCGGCTCTCGACGCGGCTCCACCTCGGGACGCTGTCGTTTGATCCCCGCGATCCGGTGCTGTGGGTTGACGTGATCGCCACGCTCGCGCTCGCGGCGACCGTGTTCGGCATCACCGGCGTCGCGGCCTTTGGGATCGGCCACCTGCTCGGCGAACCGATGGCACTTTCGAACCTGTTGGTGATCTCGCTGGGCAGCGGGATGTTGCTCGCACTGGTCGCCGCCGGCCTGAGCATCGGCGCGACGTACGCGTCCTACCGGCTCGGCGTCGACCCCGACGAGACGACGATCCCGATCGTCACCAACGTCACCGACGTGCTCGGCGTGTTCATTCTCTTCGGCGTGGCGCTGGCCGTCCTGCAGTGA
- a CDS encoding MTH1187 family thiamine-binding protein, producing the protein MTVVALLSVAPVIEDSMAGEVAKAVDALDEFDVEYETNPMGTVIEADEIGELFAAAQAAHEAVDGDRVSTVLKIDDKRTAETSASEKVASVEEHLGRVARSEE; encoded by the coding sequence ATGACAGTCGTCGCACTCCTCTCGGTCGCACCGGTGATCGAGGACAGCATGGCAGGCGAGGTCGCCAAGGCGGTCGATGCGCTGGACGAGTTCGATGTCGAGTACGAGACGAACCCGATGGGAACGGTGATCGAGGCCGACGAGATCGGCGAGCTGTTCGCCGCGGCGCAGGCGGCCCACGAGGCCGTCGACGGCGATCGGGTGAGCACGGTCTTGAAGATCGACGACAAGCGAACGGCCGAGACGAGCGCGAGCGAGAAAGTGGCGTCCGTCGAGGAGCATCTGGGACGGGTGGCGCGAAGCGAGGAGTAG
- a CDS encoding GTPBP1 family GTP-binding protein codes for MSPDRAVLKRAIERGEREGGSVEFKERLQRDVHLVEGRRESLAAQLRHRVLSGDGEATYVVGVTDDGGLAGVPHEQFSETMDVLSLLAEEAGAHIEDVQTWGVDSASDGGRSMSQRPPDDASDDSARSDADDASAGDASTGLVGVATIREGAILDVDDSHIVVGTAGHVDHGKSTLVGSLVTGQADDGEGGTRGYLDVQPHEVERGLSADLSYAVYGFDGDGPVRMDNPHRKSDRARIVEESDRLVSFVDTVGHEPWLRTTIRGLVGQKLDYGLLTVAADDGPTKTTREHLGVLLATELPTIVAITKADAVAEDRLLEVEREVERMLRDADRSPLRIERHGVDAAVEEISETVVPVVTTSAVTKEGIDVLDELFERLPKTAGTDGEFRMYVDRTYNVTGVGAVASGTIMSGEVEAGDELLLGPMSDGQFREVEVRSIEMHYHRVDRAEAGRIVGIALKGVPESEVERGMTLLPREADPTAVREFDAEVMVLNHPTRIDDGYEPVVHVETISEAAAFYPEGGTLLPGDKGAATVRFKFKPYLIEEGQRFVFREGQSKGVGTVTDVRHE; via the coding sequence ATGAGCCCCGACCGGGCCGTGCTCAAGCGGGCGATCGAGCGCGGCGAGCGGGAAGGCGGCAGCGTCGAATTCAAGGAGCGACTTCAGCGCGACGTACACCTCGTGGAGGGGCGGCGCGAGAGTCTGGCGGCACAGCTTCGACACCGCGTGCTGTCGGGCGACGGCGAGGCGACCTACGTCGTCGGCGTCACCGACGACGGCGGACTGGCCGGCGTTCCCCACGAGCAGTTCTCCGAGACGATGGACGTGCTGAGCCTGCTGGCCGAGGAGGCCGGCGCTCACATCGAGGACGTTCAGACGTGGGGCGTCGACTCGGCGTCCGACGGCGGGCGGTCGATGAGCCAGCGTCCGCCGGACGACGCCAGCGACGACAGCGCGCGCAGCGACGCCGACGACGCTTCGGCCGGCGACGCCTCGACGGGATTGGTCGGCGTCGCAACGATCCGCGAGGGCGCCATTCTGGATGTCGACGACAGCCACATCGTCGTCGGCACCGCGGGCCACGTCGACCACGGCAAGAGCACGCTCGTCGGCTCGCTCGTCACCGGGCAGGCCGACGACGGCGAGGGCGGGACGCGAGGTTACCTCGATGTCCAGCCCCACGAGGTCGAGCGGGGTCTCTCTGCGGATCTGTCCTACGCGGTCTACGGCTTCGACGGCGACGGACCCGTCCGGATGGACAACCCCCACCGCAAGTCCGACCGGGCTCGCATCGTCGAGGAGTCCGATCGGCTGGTGTCCTTTGTCGACACTGTCGGTCACGAGCCGTGGCTCCGGACGACGATCCGCGGGCTGGTCGGCCAGAAACTCGACTACGGTCTGCTGACGGTGGCGGCCGACGACGGCCCGACCAAGACGACCCGCGAGCATCTTGGCGTGTTGCTCGCCACCGAACTGCCGACGATCGTTGCGATCACGAAGGCCGACGCCGTCGCCGAGGATCGACTGCTCGAAGTCGAGCGCGAGGTCGAGCGCATGCTCCGGGACGCCGACCGCTCGCCGCTGCGGATCGAGCGCCACGGCGTCGACGCCGCCGTCGAGGAGATCAGCGAGACCGTCGTTCCGGTCGTCACCACCAGCGCCGTGACGAAAGAGGGCATCGACGTACTGGACGAACTGTTCGAGCGCCTGCCCAAGACCGCCGGCACGGACGGCGAGTTCCGGATGTACGTCGACCGCACCTACAACGTCACCGGCGTCGGCGCCGTGGCGTCGGGGACGATCATGTCCGGCGAGGTCGAAGCCGGTGACGAACTCCTGCTCGGGCCGATGTCCGACGGCCAGTTCCGCGAGGTCGAGGTCCGGTCGATCGAGATGCACTACCACCGGGTCGACCGCGCCGAGGCCGGCCGGATCGTCGGCATCGCGCTGAAAGGCGTCCCCGAATCCGAGGTCGAACGCGGCATGACGCTTCTCCCGCGTGAGGCCGATCCGACCGCAGTCCGCGAGTTCGATGCCGAAGTGATGGTGCTCAACCATCCCACGCGGATCGACGACGGCTACGAGCCGGTCGTCCACGTCGAGACGATCAGCGAGGCTGCGGCCTTCTACCCCGAGGGCGGGACGCTCCTGCCCGGCGACAAGGGCGCGGCGACGGTCCGGTTCAAATTCAAACCCTATCTGATCGAGGAGGGCCAGCGCTTCGTCTTCCGGGAGGGCCAGAGCAAGGGCGTCGGAACTGTGACTGACGTTCGCCACGAGTAG
- a CDS encoding orc1/cdc6 family replication initiation protein, translating into MGRFTRRRSIFEEKDALRDDYEPDSLEARDEELDAYTDALQPVVDGWQPNNIFLYGKTGVGKTAATEYLLSELAADCRRYDDVDLSIVHVNCNTLNSSYQIAVHLVNELRDPNRQISTTGYPEATVFDMLYDELESIGGTVLIVLDEIDNIGTDDDILYELPRARSNGYLESVKPGLIGISNNFAFREQLSPKVKDTLCEEELHFSPYDAGELRQILRSRADLAIRDDALDQDVIPLCAAIAAQDTGSARQAITLLLRAGELASNDDADAIEEAHVRTARNVIETERVQEGMRQLTVHGHLVLLAVTAHAIRDETPVRMRDLYPRYRRYCDHLAVDPITKRSVHDHLGDLTMQSVLERHERNAGARGNYYEYALEVPITASLDALEDVGSFDDIVADLRRRTPQ; encoded by the coding sequence ATGGGCCGGTTCACTCGTCGGCGGTCGATCTTCGAGGAGAAAGACGCGCTCCGCGACGATTACGAACCGGATTCGCTGGAAGCTCGTGACGAGGAGCTCGATGCGTACACCGACGCGCTTCAGCCTGTCGTCGATGGCTGGCAGCCCAACAACATCTTTCTGTACGGCAAGACAGGCGTCGGCAAGACCGCGGCGACCGAGTACTTGCTCTCCGAGTTGGCCGCCGACTGCCGGCGGTACGACGACGTGGATCTCTCGATCGTCCACGTCAACTGCAACACGCTCAACTCCTCGTACCAGATTGCGGTTCACTTGGTGAACGAACTCCGCGATCCCAACCGCCAGATCAGCACGACTGGCTATCCCGAGGCGACCGTCTTCGATATGCTCTACGACGAGCTGGAATCGATCGGCGGAACGGTGCTGATCGTCCTCGACGAGATCGACAACATCGGCACCGACGACGACATTCTCTATGAACTTCCGCGGGCTCGGTCGAACGGCTATCTGGAATCGGTCAAGCCCGGTCTCATCGGCATCTCGAACAACTTTGCCTTCCGAGAACAGCTCTCGCCGAAGGTCAAAGACACGCTCTGCGAGGAAGAACTCCACTTCTCGCCGTACGACGCCGGCGAACTGCGCCAGATTCTGCGGTCGCGTGCCGACCTTGCGATTCGTGACGACGCGCTCGATCAGGATGTCATTCCGCTGTGTGCGGCGATCGCCGCCCAAGACACCGGCAGTGCTCGACAGGCGATCACGCTGTTGTTGCGGGCCGGCGAGCTGGCCAGTAACGACGACGCTGACGCCATCGAGGAAGCGCACGTCAGGACGGCTCGGAACGTCATCGAGACCGAACGCGTCCAAGAAGGGATGCGTCAGCTGACCGTACACGGTCATCTCGTGTTGCTGGCGGTCACTGCCCATGCGATCCGCGACGAGACGCCAGTCCGGATGCGCGATCTGTACCCACGGTACCGTCGGTACTGCGACCACCTCGCCGTCGACCCGATCACCAAGCGCAGCGTCCACGATCATCTCGGCGACCTGACGATGCAGAGCGTCCTCGAACGCCACGAACGTAACGCCGGAGCCCGCGGCAACTACTACGAGTACGCGCTGGAAGTCCCGATTACGGCTTCGTTAGACGCCCTCGAAGATGTCGGATCCTTCGACGACATCGTGGCAGACCTTCGCCGGCGCACACCACAGTAG
- a CDS encoding NAD-dependent epimerase/dehydratase family protein has protein sequence MQNKRILVTGGAGFIGSNLANALAADNDVIVVDDGYLGTPANLDDGVEYHERSVVEDDLPTEVDVVFHLAALSSYAMHEDDPTTGARVNVEGFVNVVEQAREDGCETIVYASTSSIYGSRTEPSPEDMAVTVNTGYEASKMARETYAEYFGNHYDLTLAGMRFFSVYQGYGGAEEHKGEYANVIAQFADDIASGEAPVLYGDGEQTRDFTHVSDIVRGLVQAAEHDLDGVYNLGTGEAYDFNTVVELLNEELGTAVEPEYVENPIPEDVYVHDTCADASKMHEATGWEPQIDFEEGIRRVCQQYK, from the coding sequence ATGCAGAACAAGCGGATTCTGGTGACGGGTGGCGCTGGGTTTATCGGGTCGAATCTGGCGAACGCGCTGGCGGCCGACAACGACGTGATCGTGGTCGACGACGGGTATCTGGGGACGCCGGCGAATCTCGACGACGGCGTCGAGTACCACGAGCGCAGCGTGGTCGAGGACGACCTGCCGACGGAGGTGGACGTGGTGTTTCATCTCGCGGCGCTGTCGTCGTACGCGATGCACGAGGACGACCCGACGACGGGGGCGCGGGTGAACGTCGAGGGCTTTGTGAACGTGGTCGAGCAGGCGCGCGAGGACGGCTGTGAGACGATCGTTTACGCCTCGACGTCGTCGATCTACGGGAGTCGGACCGAGCCCTCGCCCGAGGACATGGCCGTGACGGTGAACACGGGCTATGAGGCTTCGAAGATGGCCCGGGAGACGTACGCGGAGTACTTTGGGAACCACTACGACCTGACGCTGGCGGGGATGCGATTCTTCTCGGTGTATCAGGGCTACGGCGGCGCCGAAGAGCACAAGGGCGAGTACGCGAACGTGATCGCGCAGTTCGCCGACGACATCGCGAGCGGCGAGGCGCCGGTGCTGTACGGCGACGGCGAGCAGACGCGTGATTTCACGCACGTCTCGGACATCGTGCGCGGGCTGGTGCAGGCGGCCGAGCACGACCTCGACGGCGTGTACAACCTCGGGACGGGCGAGGCCTACGACTTCAACACGGTCGTCGAGCTGCTGAACGAGGAACTGGGCACGGCTGTCGAGCCCGAGTACGTCGAGAATCCGATCCCCGAGGACGTGTACGTCCACGACACCTGCGCGGACGCCTCGAAGATGCACGAGGCGACCGGGTGGGAGCCCCAGATCGACTTTGAAGAGGGGATCCGGCGAGTCTGTCAGCAGTACAAGTAG
- a CDS encoding potassium channel family protein, with protein MEPYGGDVSSEPIDYEPVSVKDVLVEMKDTSELLIDLAYSAVLHQSDAVAQEVLALEEKMGVLQMRARMSLLMAARNPRDTERLAPVLGVVAGAEKIGDAAGDIAKIVLEEMGLPDAMRAAIPDAVEMLVRGTVDADSEYAGRTLGDVNLESQTGVRALAVRRGSEWILNPGPNTTIEPDDVVILRGPDQSIGAVYETYTGEGYEPPTVDEPSVADLDRAVDSIVHMKNLSELAVDLAYSSILFDNAALAEEVRNLEVEVDALQSRFEAWTLRAAADADDPISLRGLIRLGISTEVISDAALEISEGVLRDIEVHPVVELAVKESDEIISRIEVEPESRLVGSTVVDGIPDTEVSMSVIAIRRPEEGWLLVTDAETELAAGDVLIAKGTRTSAEAFEELTEG; from the coding sequence ATGGAACCCTACGGGGGCGACGTGTCGTCGGAGCCGATCGACTACGAGCCCGTCAGCGTCAAAGACGTCCTCGTGGAGATGAAAGACACCTCCGAGCTGCTGATCGATCTGGCGTACTCGGCGGTGCTCCACCAGAGTGACGCGGTCGCCCAAGAGGTGCTCGCACTCGAAGAGAAGATGGGCGTCCTCCAGATGCGCGCGCGGATGAGCCTGTTGATGGCCGCCCGCAACCCCCGAGACACCGAGCGGCTGGCGCCGGTGCTCGGCGTCGTCGCCGGAGCCGAGAAGATCGGCGACGCCGCCGGCGACATCGCAAAGATCGTCCTCGAAGAGATGGGACTTCCCGACGCGATGCGGGCGGCGATCCCGGACGCCGTCGAGATGCTCGTCCGTGGCACCGTCGACGCCGACTCGGAGTACGCCGGGCGGACGCTGGGCGATGTCAATCTCGAGTCCCAGACCGGCGTGCGCGCTCTCGCGGTCCGCCGGGGCTCGGAGTGGATCCTCAACCCCGGCCCGAATACGACGATCGAACCGGACGACGTTGTCATCCTCCGAGGCCCGGACCAGTCGATCGGAGCGGTCTACGAGACCTACACCGGCGAGGGCTACGAGCCGCCGACGGTCGACGAGCCGAGCGTCGCCGACCTCGATCGGGCGGTCGACTCGATCGTCCACATGAAAAACCTCAGCGAGTTGGCCGTCGATCTGGCCTACAGCAGCATCCTCTTCGACAACGCCGCGCTGGCCGAGGAGGTCCGCAACCTCGAAGTCGAGGTCGACGCCCTCCAGTCCCGGTTCGAGGCGTGGACGCTCCGGGCCGCCGCCGACGCCGACGACCCGATCAGTCTGCGCGGGTTGATCCGGCTCGGTATCTCGACGGAGGTGATCAGCGACGCCGCCTTAGAGATCAGCGAAGGCGTCCTCCGAGATATCGAGGTCCATCCGGTCGTCGAACTGGCAGTCAAGGAGAGCGACGAGATTATCTCGCGGATCGAAGTCGAGCCGGAAAGTCGACTCGTCGGGTCCACCGTGGTCGACGGCATCCCGGACACCGAAGTCAGCATGAGCGTCATCGCCATCCGTCGGCCCGAGGAGGGCTGGCTGCTCGTCACGGACGCCGAAACCGAACTCGCCGCCGGCGACGTGCTGATCGCCAAGGGAACCCGGACCTCCGCCGAGGCGTTCGAAGAATTGACTGAAGGCTGA
- a CDS encoding SAM-dependent methyltransferase — METRPIDADDVVAIYDDMESQQGSSDAGPSIHFGFYDEDHDDRAAAVENMNRVLSEAVDVGPDDRVLVLGCGAGDESVWLARQRGATVVGVDVSDRQLDRAREHAADRGVTDSVTFRNVDFHDLTEFDARSFDVVWALEAFCHSGDDRSVLEQARRVLDDGESDAASPSDTAGGRLVVGDLFQLPRELSETEQTQLRSANDALGARVDPIDEFVEHIHDLGFEHVDVRDVTESIMPSSRQRGLYGRLAYRPYQLLQRLGLASQTRVDVLRGSGQLHKLVQSGALGYYHVTAEC, encoded by the coding sequence ATGGAGACGCGACCGATCGACGCCGACGACGTCGTCGCCATCTACGACGACATGGAGTCCCAGCAGGGCTCGTCCGACGCCGGTCCGAGTATCCACTTCGGGTTCTACGACGAGGATCACGACGACCGCGCCGCGGCCGTCGAGAACATGAATCGCGTGCTTTCCGAGGCCGTCGATGTCGGTCCCGACGACCGGGTGCTCGTACTGGGCTGTGGCGCCGGCGACGAGTCTGTCTGGCTCGCACGCCAGCGCGGAGCCACCGTCGTCGGCGTCGACGTTAGTGATCGCCAACTTGACCGCGCCCGCGAGCACGCGGCCGACCGCGGCGTCACCGATAGCGTCACGTTCCGAAATGTCGACTTCCACGATCTGACCGAGTTCGATGCCCGCTCGTTCGATGTCGTCTGGGCGCTCGAAGCGTTCTGCCACTCCGGCGACGACCGCAGCGTCCTCGAACAGGCCCGCAGAGTGCTCGACGACGGTGAAAGTGATGCAGCGTCGCCGTCCGACACTGCCGGCGGCCGGCTCGTCGTCGGCGACCTGTTTCAGCTGCCGCGGGAACTCTCCGAAACCGAACAGACACAGCTTCGGTCGGCCAACGACGCCCTCGGCGCGCGCGTCGACCCGATCGACGAGTTCGTCGAGCACATCCACGATCTCGGCTTCGAGCACGTCGACGTTCGGGACGTGACCGAGTCGATCATGCCGTCCTCGCGCCAGCGCGGCCTCTATGGACGCCTCGCGTACCGGCCGTACCAGTTGCTACAGCGCCTCGGGCTGGCGAGCCAGACCCGCGTCGACGTACTGCGCGGCTCCGGCCAACTCCATAAACTCGTCCAGAGCGGCGCGCTCGGCTACTACCACGTCACCGCCGAGTGCTGA
- a CDS encoding sensor histidine kinase: MGDTLAQVDAEENESLEDEELLEEVAQVLSHDLSNLLTTAQSSLELARRQHDDEHIERTAAVLDNSQQLTEDIVTLARTGRRFDDVSRTDLASVAERAWLSIDEPAVSLLIEESIEFEADTGGLRLLFENLFQNAIDHGPAEELIRVGVIERDGEGGFFVADDGEGFEIDDPKRAFESGHSTDENRSGLGLAITRRVADAHCWTITVGDSQEGGARFEFTGVDCLE, from the coding sequence ATGGGGGATACTCTGGCACAAGTGGACGCCGAGGAGAACGAGTCGTTAGAAGACGAGGAGCTACTCGAAGAGGTCGCACAGGTGCTGTCGCACGACCTCTCGAATCTCCTCACGACCGCCCAAAGCTCGCTGGAGCTGGCGCGCCGGCAACACGACGACGAGCACATCGAACGGACCGCAGCCGTTCTTGATAACTCCCAGCAGCTGACAGAGGACATCGTGACGCTCGCTCGCACCGGACGACGGTTCGACGACGTGTCTCGGACCGACCTCGCGTCGGTCGCCGAGCGAGCGTGGCTGTCGATCGACGAACCGGCCGTATCGCTGCTCATCGAGGAATCGATCGAGTTCGAGGCCGATACTGGCGGTCTCAGACTGCTCTTTGAGAACCTGTTCCAGAACGCGATCGATCACGGCCCGGCCGAGGAACTCATCCGGGTCGGCGTCATAGAGCGGGACGGCGAAGGGGGGTTCTTCGTGGCCGACGACGGCGAGGGGTTCGAAATCGACGACCCCAAGCGCGCATTCGAATCTGGACATTCGACCGACGAAAACCGAAGTGGGCTCGGTCTGGCGATCACTCGCCGGGTTGCGGACGCCCACTGCTGGACGATTACGGTCGGTGACAGCCAAGAGGGCGGCGCCCGCTTCGAGTTCACGGGGGTCGACTGCTTGGAGTGA
- a CDS encoding putative RNA uridine N3 methyltransferase, whose product MTVSLLVPSSLVREAEDKREATRKIGYVARAATVFRADRLTVFPDAEGERRWGGGFVETVLRYAATPPYLRKEAWGRRDELEYAGILPPLLASSQTGSGSDGPGSTRQGIVTEVGPDGRVRVNCGMQHPISLGVPPGMEVTEGERVTVRISSREPVRAKLVETPLPGFSVERADLEEALGREDAGVRIATSRFGENLTTSRIGTLAGRVRSEGTTVAFGAPERGLPAMLDGVSVEDVAPEGQRGGGDAVPAESESSDGGDSSRIDVESDAPNRFDLWLNTVPNQGSEVVRTEEAMFASLACLTLPE is encoded by the coding sequence ATGACAGTCAGCCTGCTCGTGCCGTCGTCTCTCGTCCGGGAAGCCGAAGACAAACGCGAGGCAACTCGCAAGATCGGCTACGTCGCCCGCGCGGCGACGGTGTTCCGGGCGGATCGCCTGACCGTCTTCCCCGACGCGGAAGGCGAGCGCAGGTGGGGCGGCGGGTTCGTCGAAACCGTGTTGCGGTACGCCGCGACGCCACCCTACCTCCGAAAGGAGGCTTGGGGGCGTCGGGACGAACTGGAGTACGCCGGCATCCTGCCGCCGCTGCTCGCCTCGTCGCAGACCGGCTCCGGATCAGACGGTCCGGGGTCGACAAGACAGGGAATCGTGACCGAGGTCGGACCTGACGGGCGCGTACGGGTCAATTGCGGAATGCAACACCCGATCTCGCTCGGCGTCCCTCCGGGAATGGAGGTGACCGAGGGAGAGCGCGTAACAGTCAGGATCTCTTCGCGAGAGCCGGTCCGTGCCAAGCTGGTCGAGACCCCGCTTCCGGGGTTCTCGGTCGAACGCGCGGACCTCGAGGAAGCGCTCGGCCGTGAGGACGCCGGCGTTCGGATCGCAACGTCGAGATTCGGCGAGAATCTCACCACGTCGCGGATCGGAACGCTGGCCGGACGCGTCAGAAGCGAGGGTACAACCGTCGCTTTCGGCGCGCCCGAGAGAGGGCTTCCGGCGATGCTCGACGGAGTTTCCGTCGAGGACGTTGCCCCCGAGGGGCAACGAGGTGGCGGGGACGCCGTCCCCGCCGAAAGCGAATCGAGCGACGGGGGCGACTCGTCGCGGATCGACGTCGAATCGGACGCACCCAACCGGTTCGACCTCTGGTTGAACACGGTCCCGAATCAGGGCAGCGAGGTCGTGCGAACTGAAGAAGCGATGTTCGCCTCCCTCGCCTGCCTGACACTCCCAGAGTGA
- a CDS encoding heavy-metal-associated domain-containing protein, whose product MTQRTIEVDGMACGGCEETVTEALTELDGVESADADHEAGTVAVVYEDDETDTGELSGAIEDAGYEVVA is encoded by the coding sequence ATGACACAGCGCACGATCGAGGTCGATGGGATGGCCTGTGGCGGGTGTGAGGAGACAGTCACCGAAGCGCTCACCGAACTGGACGGGGTCGAGAGCGCCGACGCCGACCACGAGGCCGGGACCGTCGCAGTCGTCTACGAGGACGACGAGACGGACACCGGAGAGTTGAGCGGCGCTATCGAAGACGCGGGCTACGAAGTCGTCGCGTAG
- the mch gene encoding methenyltetrahydromethanopterin cyclohydrolase produces MESLNRMAIELVDEALDFAEELDVGAYELDNEATVLDFGVDFDGGIEAGLLLAEIQTAGLATVQTRMDEIDGAPIPHVELSTDHPALALLCAQKAGWEVSTDEFEGLGSGPARALVGEEEEFARVGYHDAFDLTVLAIESDELPDEAVAEQVADLAEVETSGVFLPTFPTASVVGSVTTAARAAELAAFRLSELGYDPLDLVSATASAPLAPVAGDEETALGRTNDALAYGGQVYLTVDSEFDRFDEVVSTATDEYGRPFADIFSDADWDFYEVEESVFAPAQVTIDVLGGPTETYGATDEELLAESFDL; encoded by the coding sequence ATGGAGAGTCTCAACCGGATGGCGATCGAGCTGGTCGACGAGGCGCTCGACTTCGCCGAGGAACTCGACGTCGGCGCGTACGAACTCGACAACGAGGCGACGGTACTGGACTTCGGCGTCGACTTCGACGGCGGCATCGAGGCCGGACTGTTGCTCGCGGAGATCCAGACCGCCGGGCTGGCGACCGTCCAGACCCGGATGGACGAGATCGACGGCGCACCGATCCCCCACGTCGAGCTGTCGACCGACCACCCCGCACTGGCACTTTTGTGCGCGCAGAAAGCAGGCTGGGAGGTCAGCACCGACGAGTTCGAAGGCTTGGGCAGCGGCCCCGCCCGCGCGCTAGTCGGCGAAGAAGAGGAGTTCGCCCGCGTCGGCTACCACGACGCGTTCGACCTCACCGTGCTGGCCATCGAGAGCGACGAACTGCCCGACGAGGCCGTCGCTGAGCAGGTCGCCGATCTGGCCGAAGTCGAGACCAGCGGCGTGTTCCTGCCGACGTTCCCCACCGCGAGCGTCGTCGGGAGCGTGACGACCGCCGCCCGCGCGGCCGAACTCGCCGCGTTCCGCCTCTCGGAACTGGGCTACGATCCGCTGGATCTAGTGAGCGCGACCGCGAGCGCGCCGCTCGCGCCGGTCGCCGGCGACGAGGAGACCGCGCTCGGCCGCACCAACGACGCGCTGGCCTACGGCGGGCAGGTGTACCTGACAGTCGACTCGGAGTTCGATCGCTTCGACGAGGTCGTCTCGACGGCGACCGACGAGTACGGCCGTCCGTTCGCCGACATCTTCTCGGATGCGGACTGGGACTTCTACGAGGTCGAGGAGAGCGTGTTCGCGCCCGCACAGGTGACAATCGACGTGCTCGGCGGCCCGACCGAAACCTACGGCGCGACCGACGAGGAACTGCTCGCGGAGAGCTTCGACCTGTAG
- a CDS encoding magnesium transporter, giving the protein MDVRREVWQVYRQSLPVLLASLVGGLVAGTVLGSDAMTRAFEQFPGMWLLLPAFLATRGNVYGSLGARVASGIHQGLIDPEFEWQQRLVNAVVASYVNGITISVFIATASWGLLAALGRDSASLLELVAVLVLAGTLTAVVLIGGLLTLIFASYERGLDPDNLVGPIVTTIGDIFGVFFLYVALVTVGVVL; this is encoded by the coding sequence ATGGACGTCCGCCGGGAGGTCTGGCAGGTCTACCGGCAGTCGCTGCCCGTCTTGCTCGCCAGCCTCGTCGGCGGCTTGGTCGCCGGCACCGTACTCGGCTCGGACGCGATGACGCGCGCGTTCGAGCAGTTCCCCGGTATGTGGCTCCTCCTCCCGGCGTTTCTGGCGACTCGCGGGAACGTCTACGGCTCGCTCGGCGCGCGCGTCGCCAGCGGCATCCATCAGGGGCTGATCGACCCCGAGTTCGAGTGGCAACAGCGACTCGTCAACGCCGTCGTCGCGTCGTACGTCAACGGCATCACGATCTCCGTCTTCATCGCCACGGCCTCGTGGGGGCTGCTCGCAGCGCTCGGACGGGATTCGGCCAGCCTGCTCGAACTGGTCGCCGTGCTCGTCCTCGCGGGGACGCTGACCGCGGTCGTGCTGATCGGCGGCCTGCTCACGCTGATTTTCGCCAGTTACGAACGCGGGCTGGATCCGGACAACCTCGTCGGCCCGATCGTCACCACGATCGGGGACATCTTCGGCGTCTTCTTCCTGTACGTCGCGCTCGTCACCGTGGGGGTGGTGCTCTGA